CGGCGACCTGACCCACATTGGCCTGTTGATGTTCGCGTACATCTTCGGACCGATCGTGTTCGGATTCTACGGCATCTTCCTTGGCCCGATTCTGCTGGTCCTTGCCGCCCAGTTCTTCCGGATTCTCGTTCCCTACATCATCACGGGCTCGGTCGAAACGACGCAAACGTCGCTCTCCGACTACGACTCCGCGGAGTCGTAACGGGCTATCCGTTCCCGAGTCGGGCTCTGGCGGTCCCGAAGTCGAGACACCGACTGTCTACCGACGAGTCGACTCGGTCGAGCCACCGCAGTTCCATCAGCGAGAGCCGGTAGTGACACGTCGATGGCTCGATCTGTTGCCAGTAGATGTATCGGACGTCGGGTACTGGTTCGGCCTCGTCATAGGCCGCTGGAAGGTCGTGGGTTTCGAGGTCCGACATCGGCACCGGTCCCGGCGTCTCGACGGGTGTGAAGACGACGCCGACGCTACCGAGGAAGGCGACGTTCACGACGAGGACCAGCGCAAGGACGACGCCGAGATTCTGCGCCTGTTGTCGGTCGCGAAGCACCGTCGCGATCATGCCGATACCGATTGCGACGAACGCGAGCCCCGGAATGAGGTCGGTGTAGCCGCCTGTTTCGAAATCGACGAACAGTATCAGAAACGCGAACCACGCTGCGCCGACCGGAATCCACCATTCGGTGCGCCCGGCAACGCCCTCAGTGTCTGTGAAACAGCATCGAGCGGTATGAGCGAGGCCGAGCCCGCCAAGCAAGACGAACGGTGACGCCCATTTAAAGTGGACGACACCGGCGACGAACCGAGCGAGCAACGACGCGTGTTCCTCCGTTTGTAACGGTACGAGGAGAACCTGAACGACCATCTCCGAGGCTGAATGCCAGAGGAGAAACACCGGCATCAACATGACGACGGTAAAGCCGAGACCGCCGGCGACGACACGCTCAAGCGCCCGCGTGTCGCGCCGTTGGATCGCTAGACCGACCACGATCAGCGGGAAGATGGCCCCAGCCTGCCAGTATCCAACACTGGCTGCCGCAGCCACGCCGCTCAGTGCCGGGTAGCCACGCGTGTACAGATATATCGCCAGTAATCCACAGAGAACGAGGAGATATTTCGCTTTGAACCCATACGCCGGCCGGACGGCAAACCCCGGCAACAGGAACATCGACAGGCCAGCCAGCGGCGCAGCGATATCGTCGCCAGTGATGTCATAGACCAGTATCACGACGAGTCCGACGATTGCACACACCGCGCCGCTCATCAGCACCACGCTGAGGAGGTGGAGTCGGTACATATCGCCACCGGACAGCAATGCCAGTATCTCTGTCGTCTCGTAGGACAGCGGGAACTTCGGTTCCCAGGCGTCGACGTACAACCGCCCTCCGCGTGTCAAATACCAGCCGAGGTGCTGGAAGATACCAGCGTCGGGTGCCATAGGCGGTCGAGTGGAATCGAGTGTGATTGTCACGAAAAAGTACAGTTGCGTGCCGACGGCAAACAGTACCGGAAACGCGAGTCGTCTATCGTGGGGATGGAGGGCAAGCGAGCGAAGCAGATCTCTGAGTTGATCTTTGTTTCGTCTGCTCACACGGGCTGTTTGTGTTCAGGTGACCAAAAGTATAGACTAATTTAGAATATATTCAGTAGCCAAAGGCAGCTACTGTTCGCATTACATATACTGCTACCGAAGTTAGGATTGTATTTGTAGATTGATGTGTAGCTCGCAACCCCTTTCAGACACCGTTCATATAAAGGAAGCCTGCAACCGGTCAGAGCCAGCGTTCACGAGTCCTCAGTCGTGATTTGAGCTACAGAGACGTAATACAGCGGTGATACCCGACCGATAATACTACTATGTGAACCTGTACTCATGTGGGTTAAAGTATTCCTACTCGGCAGGACATTGTCTCAGACGCTGTTGGGCGCGAAACACCGAAATCAGGTCCGTATCGGAGTAGCTAGATACCCATATCAGCCCGATTGCAAACCGAACAGCGACGAGGCCGAGACAGGATTTTGTATAGCGAGTACTAATTTATCAATGCCATCCGCCGAACGCGTCGGCCTTTTACCAGTTGGCCCAGTAGAGAACCCTAATGGTCCAGAACGTGGCTTCAGTGATGGCGGAGCTGGAACCCGAGGACTTCCATCTGCTCTCTGGCGTCGAACAGGGGATGCGGTTCTCGGAGTACGTCGCCCGCGAGAAGTTGACCGAATTCTCTCGGCTGACGACGGAGGACGTCGACTACCGGCTCGACCGGTGTGCGGACCGGGGGCTGGTCGAGCGCAAGACCATCCAGTACGAGGGGTTCAAACTCACGTTCGAGGGGTACGACACGCTTGCGCTGCACACCTTTGCCGAGCGCGACACTATCGAAGGAGTTGGGTCGCCGCTGGGCGTCGGCAAGGAAAGCGACGTGTACGAGGCCCAGTCGTACAAACCGGTAGCGCTGAAATACCACCGCGAAGGGTACACCAATTTCCGCGAAGTGATGAAAGAGCGGGAGTACACTGCCGACCGCGACCACGTCTCCTGGCTCTACACCGCCCGGAAGGCCGCCGAACGGGAGTACGATGCCCTCGAAACGCTGTATCCGGACGTATCAGTCCCACAGCCTATCGACACGAACCGCCATGCAATTGTCATGGAGAAGATAGACGGCGTCGAACTCTCCCGAACGAAACTCGAACCGGAACAGGTGCTGCCGATTCTGGATCTCGTGCTCGAGGAGATGCAGACGGCCTACCGTGAGGGGTACGTCCACGCGGACATGAGCGAGTACAACGTCTTCGTCACGAACGAGGGTGTCGTCGTCTTCGACTGGCCCCAGGCCGTCCCGACCGACCACGAAAACGCCAGGGAACTGCTAACCCGCGATGTGGAGAACATCGTGAGTTACTTCGAACGAAAATACCCGCAGGAAATCAGTGACGTGGACAGGGACGCAGTCGCCGAACGGCTGGCGACCGACGCGTTCGATTCTATTACCGAGTTTACCGAGTAGCGATGTTTTAGCCGCTATGCACCGTCTGTTGGCTGTTCACGGACGAGTCGGAGCTTGACCGATCGCGGTCGAAATAAACCATATAATGCGATATCAAATCGGTCAAACCGTACTGACCGGGTCGATTCGAGACAGCGGTGAGAGAGGCGGTGTGTTCCGGGTAGCGAAGCCGAGTGCCACGCGACGGACTCGCTGCGTCGGACAGCGGAGTCAACTGTTCCATTTACCGACTTCGCAGATTGGATTAGGCAGTCCTAAAAACCGCAGACGTTTTATATTATTAGGTTGGCCTAAAACATATGGCAGACGACGGTACTGCGTGCGGGGCACAAACGGGGAGAGACCCGCGGAGGACTCGATGGCGAGCGGTGTCGTATCGTCGAGGACGACGTCGGCACCCTTCGCGGGGTAGCGGCGTGCACCGCGGGCCATATCCCGAGGTCCCAGTGGCGAGCAGTTGCTCGACCGCCCGTGCTCTGCCGACACTATTGGGGGGCGTCTGCCTGATGAGTGGCGACAGCGGTAGCGGGATATCGGGGGAACCGAACGATGGGTAAACGCCCGCAACGGTCGCGCGCTCGACTGTGGACTTGGGCCTACGCGGTGGTCTTCGGGACCGGTGAGCAGTCGACAGGGGAGTCGACGGCCAGTACGCCCGCAGCAAGCGGCGGGGATGGGGCGGATTCGGCGGAGCGATGAGAACGGCACCGGAGTATTTGCTGGCGATCTACATCGCACAGCACCGGGATGACCCGCCAGTCGCACCGGGAGAGTTGGGGGAGATGCTCGATCGGTCTCCGGCGGCGGTGACGGAGATGTGCCAACGACTTGCCGAAGACGGTCTCGTCTCCTACGAGCCCTACGATGGGGTGACGCTAACTGAATCGGGGCGCGAGGAAGCCACAGAGTTACACGAGACGTACGTGACCGTCTCGTGGTTCTTCCGAGGCGTGCTAGATCTCGACGACCACGAGACGGAGGCGATGGAACTGGCCGGTCTGGTCAGTCCGATGGTCGCCGAGCGGTTGGCGGCTACGCTCCCCTGTGACGCCGGGGCGGAGGGTACACGGGGGGTTACCGATTCAGACTCGACGACCTCCGATGGGGACACTGCGTGAGGGGGCTGTACTGTTCAAGACCTATTTTAGGCCGTGCGAAAAGTTGATAGAATTGATATAGTAAAAATTCGGCCTGCCAAGATTCTGGGTTTTGGCGGCCTAAAAGATGATATTTTAGGCCTCCCAAAAACACCAATTTTATGATATGTTGGTGTGTAGGTAGAGCTGTCATGAGCGCAGAAGGACTCGAACGACAGACGCGTAACTACTTGAGCAACAACGTCCCGCAGATCCAGCAACACGGCGGCAACTTCGAGGTCCGCGAGGTCGACGAAAGCGCAGGCACAGCCACCGTCGCTATCGGCGGCGCGTGTTCGGGGTGTGGCATCGCTCCGATGACGATGAAGGCAATCGAACAGCGACTCCCCAAGAGCGTCGACGGGCTCGAAGACGTCGAAGTCGTCCGCTCTGGCGGACCGCGCGCCGCGGTCATGCCCTCGAAGACCGACGACATGGAGGAGATGGACGAGTACGAGGATTACAGCCCGCCGTTCTGAGCGCCCGCTCGTATCCGGATCGCAACTGTCGACATTTGCCCGGTACTGACCGGGACTGGGTTTTATTCACACCGGACAGCGTTCGCCGTCGAGGAGAGATCGGTTGACCGGTCGGGCTGCCGTCAGTGTGTGGACGGAGTCAGGTAGCTATCTGTGAGGATTCCGGGGCGAGAATTAGACCGGCAGCGTATTCTCGGGGACCGTGCCGTCGTCGGACCAGCCGCGTGCGTCGTAGTACTCGTCGAGCGCTGCTTCGAACGACGGGAGTTCGTAGGGGAGCGCGTCGTCTGTCCGGTCGAAGCCGCGCTGGTTGTTGAAGTGGCGTTCGAGGGTCACGGTGCGAGCGCCAACGGCCATCAGGTCCTCGAAGTCGGCATCGAAGAGTTGTTCGTAGCGCTCGGGAGTCATGAAGTCCCGCGAGAACTTGCAGACGACGCCGCTGTCGTTCAGCGCCATCAGGTTCTCCCGCTCGACCAGCACGTCGGCTTTCCCGAGCGTCCCCTCCGGAGCCACCGCCTGTTCGTCGGGGACGAGTGGGTACTCGACGGAGTAGAACGTCGCATACATGTGGTCCGCGCCGCGGTTGGCGACGGCGTAGGAGAGTCCCTGGCCGTGAAGGACACGGCCCTCGTGAGCCGCGAAGTCCATCCCCTTGACCGTCCAGTTCTCAACACCGAGGTCGTCGTAACAGCGGTCGATGCCCTCCGCGAGGGTGTCGCCGACACCCTCTCGGTGGGCAATCTTCTCGACAGTCTCGTGAATCAGGTCGGTGTCGCCGAAGGCGTCCTCACTGGCGAGATACGCGGCGACGGTGTTGCCGGCGGAGATGGCGTCCATCCCGAGGCGGTCACAGAGTTCGTTGGACTGCATCACGTCCACGATGTCGTCGACGCCGGAGTTCGACCCGAACGCCATCGCCACCTCGAACTCGGGGCCTTCGGTCTCGACGCCGCGCTCCTTGTCTTGCGTCGGGAGCTTGCAGGCGAACGCGCACGCTGAGCAGGTCCCCTTCTTGTACTTCTTCGATTCGACGGCGTCGCCGTTGATGCCCTCCACGCCCGCGAAGGACTGCTCGGAGAAGTAGTAGGACGGGAGCCCGTCGACCTCGTTGGCGAGGTCCATCACCGAGACGGTTCCCTGCCGTTTCATGATGTGGTCCGCTGTGGCGGCTTCCCGGTGAATGTCCGTCTGTATCAGCGGAACCTCGATGTCCGGTGGGGAATCGCCCGCGAACGTGAGT
The genomic region above belongs to Haloarcula hispanica ATCC 33960 and contains:
- a CDS encoding DolP-mannose mannosyltransferase, translated to MAPDAGIFQHLGWYLTRGGRLYVDAWEPKFPLSYETTEILALLSGGDMYRLHLLSVVLMSGAVCAIVGLVVILVYDITGDDIAAPLAGLSMFLLPGFAVRPAYGFKAKYLLVLCGLLAIYLYTRGYPALSGVAAAASVGYWQAGAIFPLIVVGLAIQRRDTRALERVVAGGLGFTVVMLMPVFLLWHSASEMVVQVLLVPLQTEEHASLLARFVAGVVHFKWASPFVLLGGLGLAHTARCCFTDTEGVAGRTEWWIPVGAAWFAFLILFVDFETGGYTDLIPGLAFVAIGIGMIATVLRDRQQAQNLGVVLALVLVVNVAFLGSVGVVFTPVETPGPVPMSDLETHDLPAAYDEAEPVPDVRYIYWQQIEPSTCHYRLSLMELRWLDRVDSSVDSRCLDFGTARARLGNG
- a CDS encoding aldehyde ferredoxin oxidoreductase family protein is translated as MIYSTWPLLTVDLSAGERNTEEIDGILEQYLGGRGVGTRLAHERIPFDVDPFGSENRLVFSTGPMQAAQMSFTGRMNCTGVSPLTDGLLSSNAGGFMSRNFADTGYSAVELTGESDELVILHVRDDGVEFEAVPDLAGATVPETLEYLDAEHGIEADQTAVIGPAGENRVRFASIMTSGERAFGRGGLGAVMGAKNVKGLTFAGDSPPDIEVPLIQTDIHREAATADHIMKRQGTVSVMDLANEVDGLPSYYFSEQSFAGVEGINGDAVESKKYKKGTCSACAFACKLPTQDKERGVETEGPEFEVAMAFGSNSGVDDIVDVMQSNELCDRLGMDAISAGNTVAAYLASEDAFGDTDLIHETVEKIAHREGVGDTLAEGIDRCYDDLGVENWTVKGMDFAAHEGRVLHGQGLSYAVANRGADHMYATFYSVEYPLVPDEQAVAPEGTLGKADVLVERENLMALNDSGVVCKFSRDFMTPERYEQLFDADFEDLMAVGARTVTLERHFNNQRGFDRTDDALPYELPSFEAALDEYYDARGWSDDGTVPENTLPV
- a CDS encoding NifU family protein, producing the protein MSAEGLERQTRNYLSNNVPQIQQHGGNFEVREVDESAGTATVAIGGACSGCGIAPMTMKAIEQRLPKSVDGLEDVEVVRSGGPRAAVMPSKTDDMEEMDEYEDYSPPF
- a CDS encoding metal-dependent transcriptional regulator, which gives rise to MRTAPEYLLAIYIAQHRDDPPVAPGELGEMLDRSPAAVTEMCQRLAEDGLVSYEPYDGVTLTESGREEATELHETYVTVSWFFRGVLDLDDHETEAMELAGLVSPMVAERLAATLPCDAGAEGTRGVTDSDSTTSDGDTA
- a CDS encoding serine/threonine-protein kinase RIO2 is translated as MVQNVASVMAELEPEDFHLLSGVEQGMRFSEYVAREKLTEFSRLTTEDVDYRLDRCADRGLVERKTIQYEGFKLTFEGYDTLALHTFAERDTIEGVGSPLGVGKESDVYEAQSYKPVALKYHREGYTNFREVMKEREYTADRDHVSWLYTARKAAEREYDALETLYPDVSVPQPIDTNRHAIVMEKIDGVELSRTKLEPEQVLPILDLVLEEMQTAYREGYVHADMSEYNVFVTNEGVVVFDWPQAVPTDHENARELLTRDVENIVSYFERKYPQEISDVDRDAVAERLATDAFDSITEFTE